A stretch of Shewanella dokdonensis DNA encodes these proteins:
- a CDS encoding phage tail protein — protein MLSYSASVLGIKSLPALGRGLGLVTGLFKGLLLGIRSLSLALLTTPFGWIVLGIAGLVTAGYLLVTHWDSVKQYLLQFWDAIKPGFVAGWNIIKQVFSWSPMGFITSHFADIKAFLGSLPQQFSTLGGLIMDGLIVGIQGKFTGLKDSLGNIINGSVDWVKSLLGIHSPSRVFAAIGDYTMQGLSLGLERSSDTPLQSVASLSKTLKATTLSLGLAGTPMLATANETELPTPGAQETPPLTHARGVNPRQRQPAAVYIDAGINAPITIQTQLGMDNQAILTLLRQELDRREQQQQHAFAVACRIWSNHHDDDPGVFCV, from the coding sequence GGACTGTTCAAGGGCTTGCTGCTGGGGATACGGAGTCTGTCGCTGGCGCTACTCACCACGCCGTTTGGCTGGATAGTGCTGGGGATTGCGGGGCTGGTGACCGCTGGCTATCTGTTAGTCACCCACTGGGACAGTGTTAAACAATACCTGCTGCAGTTCTGGGATGCTATCAAGCCTGGATTCGTGGCCGGCTGGAATATTATCAAGCAGGTGTTTAGCTGGTCACCCATGGGCTTTATTACCAGTCACTTTGCTGACATCAAGGCCTTTCTGGGCAGCTTGCCGCAGCAGTTCAGCACCTTGGGCGGCCTTATCATGGATGGGCTGATCGTCGGCATCCAGGGCAAGTTTACCGGCCTCAAGGATTCTCTGGGCAACATTATCAACGGCTCGGTAGATTGGGTGAAAAGCCTGCTGGGCATTCACTCGCCGAGCCGGGTATTTGCCGCCATTGGTGATTACACCATGCAGGGTTTATCGCTGGGGCTTGAGCGCTCGAGCGACACCCCGCTGCAGTCGGTGGCAAGTCTCAGTAAAACCCTCAAGGCCACCACGCTATCGCTCGGTCTTGCCGGCACACCGATGCTGGCAACCGCCAACGAGACAGAACTGCCCACACCCGGCGCACAAGAAACACCACCGCTGACCCACGCGCGGGGAGTCAACCCGCGACAACGCCAACCGGCAGCGGTTTACATCGATGCCGGCATCAATGCGCCTATCACTATTCAGACGCAACTCGGCATGGATAACCAGGCCATCCTGACGCTATTGCGTCAAGAGCTGGACCGCCGAGAACAACAACAGCAGCACGCCTTCGCAGTTGCCTGCAGGATTTGGAGTAACCACCATGATGATGACCCTGGGGTATTTTGTGTTTAG